From the genome of Clostridium sp. BNL1100, one region includes:
- a CDS encoding carbohydrate-binding protein — translation MIKKLTITITLCMIMILSSTMPLFAGQNRTITADPPSGYRDYRANIPHGSYSAVTYYSNSEKKNRTMGVYLPPNYSQSKSYNTIYFLHGGGGTYKEGYDYCRPDIMMDNLLADGKIDPVIVVMPDYNSPALANGFEQEMINSIIPYMESKYSVVKNKDGRALCGYSMGGIHTVDIGSKHYDTFSYLGCFSGATDTTSDGPQFSAIYNKPTATNEQIKTLMLSCGIEDFYGIYAKTVAVHNGLTQRGINHLYHYCSGNHDATFWSKTLYHFSINIFGRIDGNSNATPVERDAFTKLEAESYNDQSGVQTETCNEGGSAIGYIENGDYAVYSNVNFGTGATSFKARVSSATSGGKIEIRLDSPTGTLVGTCPVAGTGDWQTFSDVECNISGVSGKHDLYLKFTGESGYLFNLNWFTFTKENNTVKIGDLNGDGQIDAIDFQIMKKHLLGLGTIENTKVADLDANSTVDALDLLLLKQYLLGTITVFPGQGAV, via the coding sequence ATGATAAAAAAGTTAACTATTACTATCACATTGTGCATGATAATGATTTTAAGCTCTACTATGCCTTTGTTTGCAGGTCAAAACAGAACTATTACAGCTGATCCACCGTCAGGTTACCGTGATTACAGGGCTAATATACCACACGGAAGCTATAGTGCAGTCACATACTACTCAAATTCAGAAAAAAAGAACCGCACTATGGGAGTTTATCTGCCACCGAACTATTCTCAAAGTAAATCATACAACACAATTTACTTTTTGCATGGAGGCGGTGGTACATATAAGGAAGGTTATGACTATTGCAGACCTGACATTATGATGGACAATCTATTAGCTGATGGGAAAATAGACCCTGTGATTGTTGTAATGCCGGATTATAATAGCCCTGCACTTGCAAATGGTTTTGAACAGGAAATGATAAATTCAATTATTCCTTATATGGAAAGTAAATATTCAGTAGTAAAGAACAAGGATGGCAGAGCACTTTGTGGCTATTCAATGGGAGGCATACATACTGTTGACATTGGTTCAAAGCATTATGACACATTCTCTTACCTTGGTTGTTTTTCAGGTGCTACAGATACAACATCAGACGGACCCCAGTTCTCAGCCATATATAACAAACCTACTGCTACAAATGAACAGATTAAAACATTGATGCTTAGTTGCGGTATAGAAGACTTCTATGGCATTTATGCAAAAACTGTTGCGGTTCATAATGGATTGACTCAGAGGGGAATAAACCATCTTTATCATTATTGCAGTGGCAACCATGATGCTACTTTCTGGTCAAAAACCCTCTACCATTTTTCAATCAACATCTTCGGAAGAATAGATGGAAATAGTAACGCAACCCCAGTCGAAAGAGATGCTTTTACAAAATTGGAAGCTGAGAGTTACAACGACCAATCAGGAGTCCAAACTGAAACCTGCAATGAAGGCGGAAGTGCTATTGGTTATATCGAAAACGGGGATTATGCTGTTTATAGCAATGTCAATTTTGGTACCGGTGCAACAAGCTTTAAAGCAAGAGTATCAAGTGCCACCAGCGGAGGCAAGATTGAAATAAGACTTGACAGTCCAACCGGAACCTTGGTTGGGACATGCCCTGTTGCAGGAACCGGTGATTGGCAGACCTTTAGTGATGTAGAGTGTAATATAAGCGGGGTAAGTGGAAAACATGACTTATATCTTAAATTTACTGGAGAAAGCGGATACTTATTCAACCTTAACTGGTTCACATTTACTAAAGAGAATAATACAGTGAAAATAGGTGATTTAAATGGGGACGGGCAGATAGATGCAATTGATTTTCAAATAATGAAAAAGCACCTGTTGGGCCTGGGTACAATTGAAAACACAAAAGTTGCTGATTTGGATGCCAACAGCACAGTGGATGCACTGGATCTTTTACTGCTAAAACAGTACTTACTGGGTACTATAACTGTTTTCCCCGGACAAGGTGCAGTATAA
- a CDS encoding glutaredoxin — protein MRKFTLFLLVLLLLAHGSVFRSWAESENKVMSVYFYSPTCASCSSMSDFLENFSESHKNLDLRKYDISDLRNKSLLDKYSEVYNVSPEDEGIVPVVFIRDKYYTDEEFIKTNLEKVLNTPGAKTLEINKLVETHEKDIRRFKGFTTPSVFLAGVINGLNPCSLSMLLFFLSLLTVKKEKILKIGMSFISGKFLAYVLLGTILFRFLSMFDFRLFNTFFKIIFAVVLLVLIVMCIQDYFAAKAERYDKIRLQLPEVLRRFNHGVIKKVSGFANLKIILLFGFLLGMIISLGEFLCTGQIYLATIITIFQTNSQLSLHALTSLLVYNSGVILPLVILLFLVYKGKEIFEVSEAIRERLHIIKMINALILALFVIIILLFF, from the coding sequence ATGAGAAAGTTTACGCTTTTCCTTTTAGTATTGTTATTATTGGCACATGGAAGTGTTTTCAGGTCTTGGGCTGAAAGTGAAAATAAAGTCATGTCAGTATACTTTTACAGCCCTACATGTGCCTCCTGCAGTAGTATGTCGGACTTCCTTGAAAATTTTAGTGAAAGCCATAAAAACCTTGATTTAAGGAAGTATGATATATCTGATTTGAGAAACAAAAGTCTGCTGGACAAGTATAGTGAAGTATACAATGTTTCCCCGGAAGATGAGGGGATTGTTCCGGTTGTATTCATCAGGGACAAATATTACACAGATGAAGAGTTCATTAAAACTAATCTTGAAAAAGTGTTAAATACCCCCGGGGCCAAAACACTAGAGATTAATAAGCTGGTAGAAACCCATGAAAAAGATATTAGGAGGTTTAAAGGCTTTACGACTCCAAGCGTATTCCTGGCAGGTGTTATTAATGGTTTAAATCCCTGTTCCTTGTCCATGCTGCTGTTTTTTTTGTCCCTACTAACTGTAAAAAAAGAAAAAATACTGAAAATAGGAATGTCTTTTATTTCGGGCAAGTTTCTTGCATATGTACTGCTGGGAACAATTCTGTTCCGGTTTTTGTCAATGTTTGATTTCAGGCTATTTAATACATTTTTTAAGATAATTTTCGCAGTTGTGCTTCTAGTCCTGATTGTTATGTGCATACAGGATTATTTTGCAGCCAAAGCTGAAAGATATGATAAAATACGTCTGCAACTTCCCGAAGTACTTAGAAGGTTCAACCATGGGGTAATAAAAAAAGTATCGGGATTTGCAAATCTGAAAATAATATTGTTATTTGGCTTCCTGCTTGGAATGATTATATCCTTGGGGGAGTTTCTGTGTACAGGGCAAATCTATCTTGCTACTATTATTACAATTTTTCAGACAAATTCCCAGTTAAGCCTTCATGCATTGACTTCCCTCCTTGTATATAATTCGGGAGTCATTTTGCCTCTTGTCATATTATTATTTCTGGTGTACAAGGGCAAAGAAATTTTTGAGGTGTCAGAGGCAATAAGGGAACGACTTCATATTATTAAGATGATAAATGCACTAATTTTAGCTTTATTCGTTATAATAATTCTTTTGTTCTTTTAA
- the pelA gene encoding pectate lyase — MKKSIKTQIPKALYITMLVSVFSLILLFPKHAFASTPDWSSVFKNSDSWFGSSEGIALADSIVQYQLADGGWRKDMTTSTSGSWGKSTIDNDTTTSQIKVLAKTYNQTKNTKYLTACQKGIDLLLSGQYSNGGWPQVFNDAGTYHAHITYNDNAMIHVMNLLTDVSKKSGDYTFIDSTRASRASSAIQKGIQCILNTQIIVNGVKTAWCQQHDEVTLKPTSARAYELPSICTSESVGIVNYLKGISNPGTEITNAINSAVNWFAKVKILGIKVVDTGDDRIVVSDPSAPPIWARFYEIGTNKAMFVDRDGSIHYQLSEISQERRDGYAWYGDWPKTLVKDIVIPTPEPIPDGQYIKSLIVRDTDNATDWSIQTNLQVGDTIYGDRAFKFVQIPQSLTGAEWVRTACDSKLYTSDEATFTAKSNITVYVALDTRVTSIPAWFGSWTKTGESLSTDNAVTYNIYKKDFTVGSSVVLGTNGASSSVVNYTVIVKPISAILNGDVNGDGTIDALDFALIKRYLLTGVTDGMNLQAADVNNDNSVNAIDLALIKSYILY; from the coding sequence ATGAAAAAAAGTATAAAAACTCAAATTCCAAAGGCATTATACATAACAATGCTAGTTTCGGTTTTTTCTTTAATTTTATTATTTCCCAAACACGCATTTGCTTCAACCCCTGATTGGAGCAGTGTATTTAAAAATTCAGACTCATGGTTTGGCAGTTCAGAAGGAATTGCACTTGCAGACAGTATAGTTCAGTACCAGCTTGCAGACGGAGGCTGGAGGAAGGACATGACAACAAGCACCAGCGGGTCATGGGGCAAATCTACAATAGACAATGATACTACCACTTCTCAGATAAAAGTTTTAGCAAAGACTTACAATCAGACCAAAAACACTAAATATCTGACTGCTTGTCAAAAAGGTATTGACCTTTTACTGAGCGGACAGTATTCCAACGGTGGATGGCCCCAAGTATTCAACGATGCGGGAACATATCATGCACACATTACCTACAATGATAATGCTATGATTCATGTTATGAACTTATTAACCGATGTATCAAAAAAGTCAGGGGATTATACCTTTATAGACTCCACCAGAGCATCAAGAGCAAGCAGTGCTATTCAAAAAGGTATTCAATGCATATTAAATACACAAATAATTGTCAATGGTGTAAAAACCGCATGGTGTCAGCAACACGACGAAGTGACTCTGAAGCCTACAAGTGCAAGGGCCTATGAATTGCCCTCAATTTGTACCAGCGAGAGTGTAGGTATAGTAAATTATCTCAAAGGAATCAGCAACCCGGGTACAGAAATAACAAATGCTATTAACTCTGCCGTTAACTGGTTTGCAAAGGTTAAAATACTGGGGATTAAAGTAGTTGACACAGGAGATGACAGAATAGTTGTCAGCGATCCTTCGGCACCGCCTATATGGGCACGCTTTTATGAAATCGGTACCAATAAGGCAATGTTTGTTGACCGTGACGGCTCAATCCATTATCAGTTATCAGAAATAAGTCAGGAAAGAAGAGACGGGTATGCTTGGTACGGCGATTGGCCCAAAACCCTTGTTAAAGATATCGTTATACCCACACCTGAACCTATTCCCGATGGTCAATATATCAAATCTCTAATTGTAAGGGATACGGATAATGCCACAGATTGGTCTATTCAGACAAATTTACAGGTGGGAGATACAATATATGGAGACAGGGCTTTCAAATTTGTTCAAATTCCCCAAAGCCTTACAGGTGCTGAATGGGTAAGAACAGCATGTGATTCGAAACTATACACATCAGATGAAGCTACCTTTACTGCAAAATCAAATATAACTGTCTATGTGGCTTTGGACACAAGAGTTACCAGCATACCTGCCTGGTTTGGCAGCTGGACCAAAACCGGCGAATCATTAAGTACAGATAATGCCGTAACATACAATATTTACAAAAAGGATTTTACTGTCGGTTCAAGTGTGGTACTTGGAACTAACGGGGCATCTTCCAGTGTAGTGAATTATACCGTGATCGTAAAACCTATATCAGCAATTCTGAATGGAGACGTAAACGGAGATGGAACAATAGATGCACTGGATTTTGCACTGATAAAAAGGTATTTACTGACCGGAGTAACTGACGGCATGAATTTACAGGCAGCAGATGTAAATAATGATAATTCTGTAAATGCAATTGATCTGGCACTCATCAAAAGTTATATTTTGTACTAA
- a CDS encoding pectinesterase family protein, translating into MKRDRFFQLVLILIFVLQTMVSSFLMCKVGAVSYDMVVAKDGSGNYTTVQAAINSVPSNSQTRTTIYIKNGTYKERINIPSSKINVSLIGQSRTGTILTYNDAASTKTSSGGTLGTTGSASVTIAGAGFQAENITFENLYDEAANGSSQAVAVLAKADKMIFRGCSFKGNQDTLYANGDACRQYYYNCYIEGDVDFIFGSANAVFDSCEIFSLNRSGGCVTAPSTKASQKGYLIYKCKLTSSASPKTIYLGRPWIPSSDTVQTTPKVLYRECELGSHIADAGWTVMSGNNPANFEMWEYQNTGAGANTSRKQLPSSKAAEYTMEKFLSGSDGWNPNLNENIPVPIPDGQYIKSLVVNDTLNAPNWSVQSNLQVGDVIYGDRVYKFTQIPQSLMGCEWIRTACDSKMYSSDEASFLAKSDITVYVGLDTRVTSIPVWLSSWTATVETLVSDNNAVAYKLYKKDLPANSFVALGTNGASSSTVNYAVIVKSQTADVLVGDVNDDGTVSALDFALLRKYILTGISDGINLTAADVNADGTVNALDYALLKSYLLNGN; encoded by the coding sequence ATGAAAAGAGATAGATTTTTTCAGTTAGTTTTGATTCTTATTTTTGTGCTTCAAACTATGGTTAGCTCATTTTTAATGTGTAAAGTGGGAGCAGTGTCCTATGATATGGTTGTAGCAAAGGACGGAAGCGGTAATTATACTACGGTACAGGCAGCTATAAATAGTGTACCGTCCAATAGCCAAACCAGAACAACCATATACATTAAAAACGGTACATATAAAGAAAGAATCAATATTCCGTCATCTAAAATTAATGTTTCATTAATTGGACAAAGTAGAACAGGCACGATTTTAACTTACAACGATGCAGCCAGTACCAAAACTTCTTCCGGCGGAACATTAGGTACGACGGGAAGTGCCAGCGTTACTATTGCAGGAGCAGGTTTTCAGGCTGAGAACATAACTTTTGAAAATTTATATGATGAGGCAGCCAACGGCAGCAGTCAGGCTGTGGCTGTGCTTGCTAAAGCAGACAAGATGATATTCAGAGGATGTTCCTTCAAAGGTAATCAGGACACCCTGTATGCAAACGGGGATGCTTGCAGGCAGTATTACTACAACTGTTATATTGAGGGCGATGTGGATTTCATATTTGGCTCGGCAAATGCGGTATTTGACAGCTGTGAAATTTTTTCCCTCAACAGAAGTGGAGGATGTGTTACGGCACCCAGCACCAAGGCAAGTCAGAAGGGATATCTTATATACAAATGTAAGCTGACAAGCAGTGCGAGTCCCAAAACCATTTATCTCGGAAGACCTTGGATACCCAGTTCTGACACTGTTCAGACAACCCCAAAGGTATTGTACCGGGAATGCGAATTAGGCTCACATATTGCTGATGCAGGATGGACTGTCATGTCAGGCAATAATCCTGCAAACTTTGAAATGTGGGAGTATCAGAATACCGGTGCAGGTGCAAATACATCCAGAAAGCAGCTGCCTTCCTCAAAGGCAGCAGAGTATACAATGGAGAAATTCCTTTCAGGGTCGGACGGTTGGAATCCCAATTTAAACGAAAATATACCTGTGCCGATTCCGGACGGACAATACATAAAATCACTGGTTGTAAACGATACCCTAAATGCCCCAAACTGGTCTGTTCAGTCAAATTTGCAGGTGGGAGACGTAATATACGGTGACAGGGTATATAAATTTACACAGATTCCACAAAGTCTTATGGGGTGTGAATGGATTAGGACAGCATGTGATTCAAAAATGTATTCGTCAGATGAAGCCTCCTTTTTAGCAAAATCAGATATAACGGTTTATGTTGGCTTGGATACCAGAGTAACAAGTATTCCCGTATGGCTAAGCAGTTGGACTGCGACGGTTGAGACCTTGGTAAGTGATAATAATGCGGTTGCTTACAAGCTGTACAAAAAGGATTTACCAGCAAATTCATTTGTGGCACTGGGAACTAACGGAGCGTCCTCAAGTACCGTAAATTATGCGGTTATTGTAAAGTCTCAAACAGCTGATGTCCTTGTAGGTGATGTAAATGATGATGGAACAGTAAGTGCCTTGGATTTTGCGCTACTGAGGAAGTACATATTGACCGGGATATCTGACGGTATAAATTTAACAGCTGCAGATGTGAATGCCGACGGTACTGTAAATGCTTTGGATTATGCACTGTTGAAGAGCTATTTATTAAATGGTAATTAA
- a CDS encoding dockerin type I domain-containing protein, which translates to MLRKVFLGFLISVMLLTCCSFQQAALAATARQMENLDRGVVAVKVSNGVFVSWRVLGTETADVTYNLYRDSVKLTNISGASNYIDKSGTASSKYSVSAVVNSSEQQISPSVSVWGSNYLQIPLQIPEGGTTPDGVAYTYSANDCSVGDLDGDGQYEIILKWDPSNAKDNSQSGYTGNVYIDAYKLNGKRLWRIDLGKNIRAGAHYTQFMVYDLNGDGKAEMACKTSDGTKDGIGNVIGNAGADYRNSSGYVLSGSEYLTIFDGNTGKALYTGDYEPGRGTVSSWGDSYGNRVDRFLACIAYLDGMHPSLVMCRGYYTRAVLVAYDWNGSTLTKRWTFDSNSSGNSGYAGQGNHNLSVADVDDDGKDEIIYGSCTVDDSGKGLYTTGLRHGDSMHLGDLNPNRPGLEVWSCHEDVAGNGGVGASFRDAKTGNVIFKFEASDDVGRACSADLTAQYPGEEVWAAGSPLYSCTGQNIGSAPSQKNFAIWWDGDELRELLDGTSITKYGGGTLLSAGGCSSNNGTKSTPCLQADILGDWREEAVWRTSDNKYLNIYTTTDLTSRRIYTLMHDPVYRLGIAWQNVAYNQPPHTGFFLGSGMTAPPQPSIYLAGGNPITVDGKLIKALTVNDTENSGDWSIQPNLQIGDLVYGDRTFKFTQIPQSLIGSEWIRTACDSKMYTSDEASFTAKSDISVYVGLDTRATSIPAWLNGWNATGEILVSDNNSVEYNIYKKDYAANSLVTLGTNGASASIVNYVVIVKPQTTDFLLGDANGDGEVNSLDYATLKSYLLGKISLSQEAMKAVDFNNDNTIDAIDLALFRKNLLGGPIYTIN; encoded by the coding sequence ATGTTAAGAAAGGTGTTTCTAGGCTTTTTAATTAGTGTAATGCTGTTAACTTGTTGTAGTTTTCAACAAGCAGCATTGGCTGCAACGGCACGCCAAATGGAAAATTTGGATAGGGGTGTAGTGGCGGTTAAAGTCAGCAATGGTGTTTTTGTAAGTTGGCGCGTGTTGGGAACCGAAACAGCTGATGTAACCTATAATCTTTACCGGGACTCAGTGAAGTTGACCAACATATCCGGGGCAAGCAACTATATTGACAAGTCAGGGACTGCAAGCTCAAAGTACTCTGTAAGTGCCGTAGTAAATAGCAGTGAACAGCAGATATCACCATCGGTAAGTGTATGGGGAAGTAATTATCTGCAGATTCCTCTCCAGATTCCGGAGGGAGGAACCACACCTGACGGAGTGGCCTATACATATAGTGCCAATGACTGCAGTGTTGGGGATCTGGATGGTGACGGACAATATGAAATTATTTTAAAATGGGATCCGTCAAATGCCAAGGACAACTCCCAAAGCGGCTATACCGGGAATGTATACATTGATGCCTATAAATTGAACGGTAAACGTCTATGGAGGATTGATCTGGGAAAAAATATCCGTGCAGGTGCCCATTATACACAATTCATGGTATACGATCTGAATGGCGACGGTAAAGCTGAGATGGCATGTAAAACGTCAGACGGTACAAAAGACGGTATTGGGAATGTAATAGGCAATGCCGGAGCAGACTATCGTAATTCATCAGGATATGTACTTTCAGGATCTGAGTACCTGACCATATTCGATGGAAATACGGGTAAGGCTCTTTACACAGGGGACTATGAACCCGGCAGAGGTACTGTTTCCAGTTGGGGAGATTCTTACGGTAACCGTGTAGACCGTTTTCTGGCATGCATTGCTTATTTGGATGGTATGCACCCCAGTCTTGTTATGTGCCGGGGATATTATACAAGGGCAGTATTAGTTGCATACGACTGGAATGGTTCAACCTTAACTAAACGCTGGACATTTGACAGTAATAGCAGCGGTAATTCCGGTTATGCCGGACAAGGTAACCACAATCTTAGTGTAGCTGATGTGGATGATGATGGAAAGGACGAGATAATCTACGGTTCCTGTACCGTTGACGATTCCGGAAAGGGACTGTACACTACAGGTTTGAGGCACGGGGATTCAATGCATCTGGGTGATCTTAATCCCAATAGGCCCGGCCTTGAAGTCTGGTCCTGCCATGAGGACGTAGCCGGTAATGGAGGAGTCGGTGCATCCTTCCGTGATGCAAAGACTGGAAACGTGATTTTTAAGTTTGAGGCGTCCGACGATGTTGGAAGGGCGTGTTCGGCCGATTTGACCGCACAATATCCGGGTGAGGAGGTATGGGCAGCAGGCTCACCGTTGTATAGCTGTACAGGCCAGAATATCGGTTCTGCACCTTCCCAGAAGAATTTCGCAATATGGTGGGACGGTGATGAACTCCGTGAGCTTTTAGACGGTACAAGCATCACTAAATATGGCGGAGGAACTTTGCTTTCTGCAGGAGGCTGTTCTTCAAACAACGGCACAAAATCCACTCCCTGCCTTCAGGCGGACATTCTGGGAGACTGGAGAGAAGAGGCTGTATGGAGAACCTCCGATAACAAATATTTAAATATTTATACTACCACAGATTTGACAAGCAGACGTATTTATACATTAATGCACGACCCTGTATACAGACTGGGAATAGCCTGGCAAAACGTAGCATACAACCAGCCTCCACATACCGGCTTTTTCCTGGGAAGTGGCATGACAGCACCACCGCAGCCTTCCATATATTTAGCAGGAGGTAATCCGATTACTGTTGATGGTAAACTGATAAAGGCTTTAACAGTAAATGATACCGAAAATTCCGGTGACTGGTCAATCCAACCAAATCTGCAGATTGGCGACTTGGTATATGGCGATAGGACATTCAAATTCACACAAATTCCACAAAGTCTTATTGGTTCAGAATGGATAAGGACTGCATGTGATTCAAAAATGTATACGTCAGATGAAGCCTCTTTTACCGCAAAATCCGATATTTCAGTTTATGTAGGTTTGGATACAAGAGCTACAAGTATTCCAGCATGGCTAAACGGCTGGAATGCAACAGGGGAAATCTTGGTAAGCGATAATAATTCTGTTGAATACAATATTTATAAAAAGGATTATGCAGCAAATTCTCTTGTAACCCTTGGCACAAACGGTGCTTCCGCAAGCATAGTAAATTATGTTGTTATTGTAAAGCCACAGACAACTGATTTCCTTTTAGGTGATGCAAATGGTGATGGGGAAGTAAATTCTCTTGATTATGCTACCCTCAAGTCATATCTACTGGGAAAGATAAGTTTATCACAGGAAGCCATGAAGGCGGTAGATTTTAATAATGATAATACAATAGATGCTATTGATTTGGCTTTGTTCAGAAAGAATTTGTTAGGCGGGCCTATATACACTATAAATTAG
- a CDS encoding ABC transporter ATP-binding protein yields MEKKPKEVSNLTSIKNNIFALKIAWSITKSNVIHALILNILGYFEWVFFSTIFMRYIINAFEKKMSFHSISVFILICGAAFALIGLYRSYVNNVAFPLNMTKTYEGLYLRLYQKAGNVELSCFEDAEFYNKYTMAVDGAGDKIASVVRNVWGILIGIFATVAVFLSMYDIDKVAVLFVIFPIIGNFVFGGIMNKLELKRYKEGIPSERVFQYVNRVMYLAEYAKEMRLSNVYSLIKEKYNEAIKKTISIADKYAPKLIPMEVLKVVFTFSVIFEGVLLYGAYRAIVVKSISLSELAVLSSTMVSATWILIGLFNNIVEAMKNGLFVNNLRTFIEYKEVIPEDWDGDMPEPIISSIEFRNVSFSYKDDKYALKNLNFCISGNSVVAVVGHNGAGKSTIIKLLFRLYDPTSGEILVNGRNIKEYNLRAYRQLFAAAFQDYKVLALSVKDNVLMGHKVENEDEAVIEALKKAGVYEKVETLPKGINTILTKEFDEDGAVLSGGQYQKIVVARAFVQNTPIKVFDEPSSALDPIAEYDLYKSIMRESKDKTMIFISHRLSSVRNADRVFMFEHGELIEQGTHDELMKLDGSYADMYTKQAMNYLAVDKIEEGVAL; encoded by the coding sequence TTGGAGAAGAAACCAAAAGAGGTGTCAAATTTAACTTCAATAAAGAATAACATCTTTGCTTTGAAAATAGCATGGAGTATTACTAAAAGCAATGTAATCCATGCATTGATACTAAATATTTTAGGATATTTTGAATGGGTGTTTTTCAGCACAATTTTTATGAGGTACATAATTAATGCATTTGAAAAGAAAATGAGCTTTCACAGTATTTCGGTATTTATATTAATTTGCGGGGCGGCATTTGCATTAATCGGGTTGTACAGGAGCTATGTAAACAACGTTGCATTTCCACTAAACATGACTAAAACATACGAAGGACTGTATCTGAGACTGTATCAAAAGGCTGGAAATGTTGAACTAAGCTGCTTCGAAGATGCGGAATTCTATAATAAATACACCATGGCAGTTGACGGTGCCGGGGATAAAATTGCAAGCGTTGTGAGAAATGTATGGGGTATATTAATAGGTATATTTGCAACTGTCGCAGTATTTCTTTCCATGTATGACATTGACAAGGTGGCTGTACTGTTCGTGATTTTCCCTATAATAGGAAACTTTGTTTTCGGTGGAATTATGAATAAACTGGAATTGAAAAGATATAAGGAAGGCATACCTAGTGAGAGAGTTTTCCAGTATGTAAACAGGGTTATGTATCTGGCTGAATATGCCAAGGAAATGAGATTATCCAATGTTTACAGCCTGATAAAGGAAAAATATAACGAAGCCATTAAAAAAACTATCAGTATAGCAGATAAATATGCACCTAAATTAATCCCAATGGAAGTACTTAAAGTTGTATTTACATTTTCGGTAATTTTTGAGGGTGTCCTGCTTTATGGTGCTTACAGGGCGATTGTTGTAAAGAGTATTTCTCTTTCGGAACTTGCAGTGCTTTCAAGTACAATGGTGTCTGCCACATGGATTTTAATCGGGCTGTTTAACAATATAGTGGAGGCTATGAAGAACGGGCTATTCGTCAATAACCTTCGTACTTTTATCGAATACAAGGAAGTTATTCCAGAAGATTGGGACGGGGACATGCCTGAGCCGATTATTTCATCTATTGAATTCCGTAATGTCAGCTTTTCTTACAAAGACGACAAATATGCATTAAAAAATTTAAATTTTTGCATATCAGGAAACAGTGTTGTAGCTGTTGTAGGACATAACGGAGCAGGAAAATCCACTATCATCAAGCTGTTGTTCCGTCTTTATGATCCTACTTCCGGCGAAATTCTTGTAAACGGTAGAAACATAAAAGAATATAATCTTAGGGCTTACCGGCAATTGTTTGCCGCAGCCTTTCAGGATTATAAGGTACTTGCTCTCTCTGTAAAAGATAATGTTTTGATGGGACATAAAGTTGAAAATGAGGATGAAGCCGTTATAGAAGCTTTGAAGAAAGCAGGTGTCTATGAAAAGGTGGAGACTCTGCCAAAAGGAATTAATACGATTTTAACCAAGGAATTTGATGAGGACGGAGCGGTGCTTTCAGGGGGCCAGTATCAGAAAATAGTGGTTGCAAGAGCCTTTGTTCAAAATACTCCCATAAAGGTTTTTGACGAACCTTCATCAGCTCTGGACCCAATTGCCGAATATGATTTATATAAAAGCATAATGCGTGAGAGTAAAGATAAAACTATGATATTTATCTCCCATCGCCTTTCATCAGTACGAAATGCAGACAGGGTATTCATGTTTGAACATGGAGAACTTATTGAGCAGGGTACTCATGACGAGTTGATGAAACTGGATGGCTCCTATGCGGATATGTATACAAAACAGGCTATGAACTATCTGGCAGTGGATAAAATAGAAGAGGGGGTTGCACTATGA